TAATTTTCTTAATGTAATGCAGAAAATGATCACTCAAAAAGTATTAAAAACATAAAAGATATAGAAAATCTAAATACATAACTATCTttgcaaaagaaaacaaaaacagtaAAGAAAACTAGCACTACGGTTCGGCCAGGGACACGTGGCGAGACGTGAATGGCCGGGCCTAGGCGCGTGTTGACGGCAGATCCTTAGTGTTTTTCGTGGCGATCGGCTtgataaacagaaaaataaaactggCGGATTCGTTCGAGGTAATCGTAGAAAAACCAGACTAAAACTGATCTAGAATAAAAGTAACGTTTTTGGTGAAGCTCGTCGTAGATGGTGATGGAGGCGAGCATGGCATCAGGATGAACTCCGGTGCTCCGAGAAGAGCGGCGTTGACAAGGCGGTGTGTGTAGTGGACGACGGAACGAACAATCATGTCAAATTGGCATGAAATGGAGGAAGATGTCGAGCGACTGAAAGAGGGATCGATTGGTGGCTCACCGGAGTTGTATTCGGTCAACAAGATTGGTTTGCCCGGTGAGATTGGACGCGCTCATGCAGAAGATATGTGAGGTATTGGCTCGGGGTTTTAGGGGGAATCACACAAGGAGAGGCTAGACTATTTATAGGACATATCGGTGCGCGAGGGGAAAGTCTGGGATTCGAATCCCGCAAGAATAGGACGTGGTGATTGCGGCGTGTGCGAGTAGAGCTTTCATATcatggggaggaagaagaagaagcgggtTCTAGGCGCGAGTGGCAGCGAGAGGCTGAGGAGGAGCGGGCGTCTCATGCGAGAGAGAGACGTCGGGCGTGGAGGAGCTGGGCACTGGCTTCCTGGCTGGCATGCGGGTGCTGGCCTCCTGGCTAGCATTGCCCTGACCGGCtgtttttttaaataaatataGAGCAAGTAAATTAGAGAAGACAAATAAAAAATAGACTTCTCTGGAAATAAAAACCTACCAAACTTCTTGGAATTAAATATAGAAAAACATGAACTATTTTTCCAGTTCAAATGAAAtacttttaaataaatatttttTGTGAAATCCCAATTTGAATTGGAATTTGAGTTTAAATTATCCTTGTTTAAATACATTTCAAGTTGTCTCTGATTTTGTAAGGGTCATAttccttctctctttattttctttatcaaaggattttgaaaaaaaaatcaatctcAAAATAAAGTTGAATAGGGATTCAAATGGAATTTTTTGGAGAAGtccttttattccctctcattttactTCCAGAAAGTTTCATTCAGTTTCAATCAAACAATCAAGCTTACAATCGTAATCGCTTATTTAGTTTAACACtccaaaattttgaattttggtATGTTACATGCCTTCAAGGAGGTACTGTTATCAAAGATACAACATCGTCATTCGATCTGGCAAGTCCGATCTTAGGCCACACAACAAAGAATTGTAGGTGTTGGAGGTCCCCAACGGCACCATCAACAAGGAAAACGATGTTGGTTGACGTCATCATTAAGGTCATCGACATAGTTTTTATAGGGTTCTCACCGAGAGTTTAAGGACATTTCTATAGTAAGATTACAactgaccaccaccaccaactctcGCAATGACGAGTTGCAACCAACCGCCCCCACAGAGACCACCGATAACCAAAGATCGACACTAGGCGCCAGATCCATGAATGGTGTCCGATCGCAGATCCACCAGACGCAACATGAGCCGTCGTGCCCTTCCATGCACCATGGCGATAAGAAGTAGAGGATCTAGCTGCATGTTGCCGCCACCCGCGGTCGATTGCGCTCCCGTGTCAGCCTTGGCAACTCGTCCTCCCGCAACCGTCACGATCTCGCCCCTTGGCCATCCCTCTAACCCAACCATGGAACATTCTTTTCTTATGAACTTGCATCCTCTCTCCAAATCCCCCGTTAAGATAGATAATGAAGTCGTGTGCCACGCTAAGATAGTTAATGGGTCGCTTGCCACGTAGCTTTTTTACAACAATATTTTTATCAGAGCTTCTCTACAACTTTTTTTCTATATTAGTTTTTAAAAAATCTGTACCCCAACCAAACACATCCTAAAATATATTTAGAGGGCTTCTCCGACGAGACGACGACTGCTTCTCCCTTTTTTCCTACGGCCGCTTCTCTGTGATCTCCCCTTGATGTAAGTGTGGCTGTGGCTGGCAATACCGTCGCGTCTACTAGTTAATGGAATGCAAGGTGTTCCacgtcaaaaaataaaataaaatcagcTTACCTAAAACCCATTTTCACGGAGCTTACAAGTAGCTGATGCGGAAAAAAAAAGCAAGAGCTGTCACGCTTCGTTCACACGAACACATACACATCGAGCGACATGATTACACTCGAAATTCCCACATCAATGCAGTGATTTGAAGGATCTACTAGACTACTACGTGCAATTGACCAATATTCACGCGGTCACGCCGCTGCAATGTTCTTTGCCTCCAGCATGCCTGAAGCTTTCGATTAGCTGCGTAAGCCTTTCATACGAATCGCCTCCTTTCTCCATGGCCCTCCGTGCTTTCGCGCCGTACTCCTtggccttcctcctcctctcttcggCCTCCTCCCCACCCTGCATGAGCTCTGACACCGCGCGCGCGATGTCGCCACGCAGCACCGGCGCGGCCGCGTCGTCGTTCAGGATCATAATGGGCATCGTGACGCCAATCCGGAGGCCGACCCCGAGCACGTCCACAGCCAGCTGCTCGTTCAGGAACTGGTCGGCAAAGTGTGGCCACGTTAAGACCGGCACGCCGTGCGCGATGGACTCCAGCACCGAGTTCCAACCGCAGTGCGTGACGAATCCCCCCACGGAGCGGTGCGACAGGACGGCGAGCTGCGGCGCCCAGCCGCGCACCACAAGACCCCGGCCAGACGTGCGCGCCTCCAGGTTCTCTAGCCACATACGAGACTCCGGCGAGGCCAGCTCGGACTCCTTCACAACCCAGAGAAAAGGCCTGCCACAGTGCTCCAGGCCGTGGCCAATCTCGAACTGCTGCTTGGGGAGCTTCCGTGCGACGCTGCCGAAGCTGACATATACGACAGAGTCCGGCGCTTGCTTGTCCAGCCACGCGACGATCGCCCTCTCACTGACGCCGCCCTTGTCGCCCCCGCGCGacgccatgtcgtcgccgtcacGGTTGTGCAGGCACAAGGGGCCGAGCGCCCACACGGGCTTGCCGAGAGCAGCCTCGTAGCAGGCGACAGACTTTTCTTCGAGGTCCAGGAAGGTGTTGATCACCGCACCGTGGGACGTACGCATGGCCGCAACGGCGTCTTGACGCAGCTCATTGCACCCCGGTGAGGTGAAGAAGCCGTGGGCCCTGCGGTTGCCCACCTTTACGCACATCGACATGCCGGGCACGACGTGCGGCTCCCGGTCTTCGTGCAGCCCGTGCGCAGCGGCGTTGAGGTCACAGAGCGAGAAGAAGCACGACGGCCCTTGGAAGAACAGCCGCGGGATGCCGAGGCAAGCGGCGACGCCGGCTGTCCACGAGTTACACCAGTCGGAGATGATGCAGCTCGGAAGCGGCACCAGTGCGCGCACGTAGGCCTCAAACGGGCCAGCAAGATCGCGCAGGGCGAGAAAGAAGGGGAGCATCTGGGCGTTGTTGGCGATCATGTCGGCGTTCTGGCAGTCCGGTGGCAGGCCGTAGTCGGCAGGCGAGTACGGGAGCTCGACGACCTCCAGCAGGAGCTTCGCGCGAGCGGCCTTGTCGGTGACTCCGCCGTCGCGCAACCGCCTAGCATTCAAGGACGTGGTGAGCAGGCTCACCCGCGCACCGCGGGACGCGAGGAGGCGCGCGAGGTCGACCATTGGGATGAGATGGCCGTGCGCCGCAAGAGGGACCAAGACGAAGTGCGGCGGCTCTGACATCGCTGCAGCGGCGAGTGCCTGCTGGGTTGGCGCCATTGTGGACGCACTCATCAACGACCTAGTCACAAGTGGTTTAAGCGAGTGACGAAGGTCTGAAGGAGGAATTGGGTATTAATGGTCGGTAAAAGGCACTTTTAGAACGTGCAAATTTATCTAAGGCGGGTGCAACGCATCCCACATTTCCCACTCTTCTCCCGCCTCCTCACCCTCATCTTCGTCCTCCGGCCACCGACGCCACCCCACGTTGCTCTGCTCCCGCCTTCTTCTCTAATTTCCAACAAAATATTCGAGTTTAATGTGGGACACGCAACCAGAAGGAAATCGGAAAGATATGGGGAAATGATTGGTTCTCAGAACACGTGGAGTGGAAGTAGTCTTCCTTCAGAAATCAGAATTCTATATGAAGAACGGCTGTCTTTTGTGAGTTTAGTGCTTGTTATTGAAAGGGTATTCGCCCTTATACAATTTGAATGGGCGCACATCAAGTGATGGCCATCTTGGAGCTATCGGAAGACTCATCTAAGATCATTATTTGGGGGATTAGTTTTCAAGCCAAGAAATGAGACACGATACGACATCTCACCTGTGCATCTAATTGAGTGTCTTTCTTTAGGTCTTGTCATTTGGagcaagaaagttatccctacaaaatcatatagtctagtgatacgttcattttgcatcatgcttttatgttgatatttatcgctttatgggctgttattacactttacggtacaattcttatgccatttatctcttattttataaggtttacatgaagagggagaatgccgacaactggaattctggtctaaaaaaggagaaagtttgagatacctattccgcgcaactccaaaagccgtgaaaatcaacgaggaattattttggattttataaaaaaatactgggcggaagaagtaccggagggagccaccaggaggccacaagcctgccaggcccggcctaccccctggccgggcctgggtggcttgtgggccccctgttgcccctccagcgctcatcttttgctatatggagggtttcgttccagaaaaaaatcagaaggaggtTTTCGGGAggatccgccgccgccacgaggcggaaattgagcagaaccaatctagagctccggtagggccgtcctgtcggggaaatttccctcccggagggggaaattgt
This genomic stretch from Hordeum vulgare subsp. vulgare chromosome 6H, MorexV3_pseudomolecules_assembly, whole genome shotgun sequence harbors:
- the LOC123403020 gene encoding UDP-glycosyltransferase 73E1-like, coding for MSASTMAPTQQALAAAAMSEPPHFVLVPLAAHGHLIPMVDLARLLASRGARVSLLTTSLNARRLRDGGVTDKAARAKLLLEVVELPYSPADYGLPPDCQNADMIANNAQMLPFFLALRDLAGPFEAYVRALVPLPSCIISDWCNSWTAGVAACLGIPRLFFQGPSCFFSLCDLNAAAHGLHEDREPHVVPGMSMCVKVGNRRAHGFFTSPGCNELRQDAVAAMRTSHGAVINTFLDLEEKSVACYEAALGKPVWALGPLCLHNRDGDDMASRGGDKGGVSERAIVAWLDKQAPDSVVYVSFGSVARKLPKQQFEIGHGLEHCGRPFLWVVKESELASPESRMWLENLEARTSGRGLVVRGWAPQLAVLSHRSVGGFVTHCGWNSVLESIAHGVPVLTWPHFADQFLNEQLAVDVLGVGLRIGVTMPIMILNDDAAAPVLRGDIARAVSELMQGGEEAEERRRKAKEYGAKARRAMEKGGDSYERLTQLIESFRHAGGKEHCSGVTA